The region TACTGGGGCTGATACATCGCTAACGAATCCGCTCCACTCATCCTCCCGTCTCGGTAGTTGGGCGTCCCTGAAGGTGAGACGCAGATCCGCTGTGCCAATCTGCTGCTTCTCGACGGCGAGAAGAACGGTGGGGAGGATACCCCGGAGTGAGTGTCGAACGCGGTTCGTGGTGTGTACTGTCGGATTCACGCTTGGGCTAAAAGGCGGGGTTCTCTTCTTGGTTCAGATAGTCGAGTCTGATACAGTGCCGGCAGGTGTCCATCGGGTGGTTCCCCCCACGTCGACCATAGGACTATCCGGCTGGGGAGGCCATATTCTTGCATGGCAGACGACAAAAATGGCCGAGAGAAGCAAGCGGACGACGCCGACAAACGCCAGCGAAAGCGTGACGTTGCCGCAGAACTGGACCGCGGGGACGAACCAGAACCGCCGGTTGACTCCTCAGCCCTCGCCTATTTCGATTCGGAACTCGAATCGCTGGAGTTCCCGGTAACGGCGTCGGAGGTCGTCGCGGTGATCGGCGACCGAGAGATCGAATCAGATACCGAGAGCTACACTGTCGAGGAACTCGTTCCGGAGGTAGAGTCGGTGACGTTCGACTCCCCGTCTGCCGTCCGAACGCGAGTACAACGGCCGACTGTCGCGGTGGCGATGAAGCGGGTCCTCGAAGCCGCCGAGACGCTCCCGAACACAGAGCTCCGTCAGTCACAGCACGACGCCTACGAGAAGACGTTTCTGGAACTCAAAGCGGTCGACGCCGATGACGATGATGAGGGAATCCTGGCAATCACCGACTGGATTGTCGAGCAAATCAGCGAGAAAGAATCAGTCCCGGGTTCCCGGGCGGTACGCCGGCAAGCGGCGAAGTTTTGCCGGACAAACGGGTACGAGATCGGGAACGACGAGTGGCTTGGCATATAGACTGACGGCCAGCAAGCGGTCGGACGCGTCGCGAGCTGAAAGGGACGATATACCCGCTGTGTTCAGCACGACCGCACAAACTATCTGCGGCTGAGGAGTTCAACAGAGCCGACTTTTGATATCGAATACGTCGACAGCGACAACGGAGTTTCCATGGCGGGTGTCCAACACCACCTGCCGCCGCCGCGGCCGCAAAGTTTCCAGAGTCATTCAATCGGACGCACAACAGCAACCAAAAACACCGGACGCCGACGGAAACAGATTACTCCGCAACCAGATTCTCGAACGCGCCCAGGATGACCTTCCGCGTCGCCTGCCCCTCGGTCGTCCAGTGCTGGGCCATGTCCAGCATGTCGTCGTAGATATCCGGCTTACACCCCGCGGCCTTCGGGTGGCCACCGCCGTTGACCTGTCCCGCCACCTCGTGGGCGCGCTGGAACCCGTCCGAACCGCGGATGCTCGCGCTGCCGGAGGGTTTGACGATTACCGCGGCGTCACAGCCCTGTTCGCGCAGGGCGTCGGCCACCTCGTTCTGGGAGCAGCGGCCGTAGGTGACACCGACGGTCCACTCGCCGATTTCGTGGACGCTGGCGCGCTCGACCGCTGCCTCGATGCGCTGTTCTTTCTCCACTC is a window of halophilic archaeon DL31 DNA encoding:
- a CDS encoding hypothetical protein (KEGG: htu:Htur_3992 hypothetical protein): MADDKNGREKQADDADKRQRKRDVAAELDRGDEPEPPVDSSALAYFDSELESLEFPVTASEVVAVIGDREIESDTESYTVEELVPEVESVTFDSPSAVRTRVQRPTVAVAMKRVLEAAETLPNTELRQSQHDAYEKTFLELKAVDADDDDEGILAITDWIVEQISEKESVPGSRAVRRQAAKFCRTNGYEIGNDEWLGI